Proteins found in one Stigmatopora nigra isolate UIUO_SnigA chromosome 15, RoL_Snig_1.1, whole genome shotgun sequence genomic segment:
- the LOC144208740 gene encoding guanine nucleotide-binding protein G(o) subunit alpha-like → MFGCLKLLPAPLQTCIAMCLRHDVTEERKKAKLRSSKIEQDLSEQARNEMNVVKILILGAPESGKSTLIKQIKIIHSHGFSKQELLSFKPAVLDNLLNSMKFVLLGMGMLRINLANKKNKVHAHAILSCNECLDADRELRPFVAHAFCALWADQGVRAAAARGYLFELNDSALYFFENMSRIISPNYSPTERDVLRVRVKTCGIIETQFQVDGTVFRLYDVGGQRSVRKKWLRCFDGIQAVIFVVALSCYDATLPDDPTVNRLQESCQNFASICSSSIFQHTSMILFMNKSDLFQDKILNSGRHLRFYDSTFKGPDADVDSAAHHVTAMFSTGGGGHGPVFHHFTTATDTASIRVVFQVVVQQIIKRNLAAVPLL, encoded by the exons ATGTTTGGTTGTTTGAAACTACTGCCAGCCCCGCTGCAG ACGTGCATTGCTATGTGCCTTCGCCATGACGTCACCGAAGAACGTAAAAAGGCGAAACTGCGGAGTTCCAAAATCGAGCAAGACCTATCTGAGCAGGCCCGGAATGAGATGAACGTGGTTAAAATTCTCATCCTAG GAGCTCCAGAGAGCGGAAAAAGCACTCTTATTAAACAGATAAAGATTATCCACAGTCATGGCTTCTCCAAACAAGAACTCCTTAGCTTCAAG CCGGCAGTCCTCGACAATCTCCTCAATTCCATGAAATTTGTCCTCCTGGGAATGGGGATGCTAAGGATAAATTTAGCCAACAAAAAGAACAAG GTTCACGCCCACGCCATCCTCTCGTGTAACGAGTGTCTAGACGCAGACCGGGAGCTCCGCCCCTTCGTGGCGCACGCTTTCTGCGCACTGTGGGCCGACCAGGGTGTCCGAGCGGCCGCGGCCAGGGGTTACCTGTTTGAGCTCAACGACTCCGCCCTCTA TTTCTTTGAAAACATGAGTCGCATCATTTCCCCCAATTACTCCCCGACTGAGCGAGACGTCCTCCGGGTGAGGGTGAAGACATGCGGGATCATTGAGACGCAATTCCAAGTGGACGGTACTGTATTCAG GTTGTACGACGTTGGCGGTCAGCGCAGCGTCCGTAAGAAATGGCTGCGTTGTTTTGATGGCATCCAGGCCGTGATTTTTGTGGTGGCCCTCAGCTGTTACGATGCCACGCTCCCTGACGACCCCACTGTG AATCGACTGCAGGAAAGTTGCCAAAACTTTGCTTCCATCTGCTCCAGCTCCATCTTCCAGCATACCTCAATG ATTTTGTTCATGAACAAAAGTGACTTATTCCAGGATAAGATTTTAAACTCTGGAAGACACTTGAGATTTTATGATTCCACATTTAAAG GACCCGATGCAGACGTGGACTCCGCAGCCCACCACGTCACCGCCATGTTTTCAACGGGCGGCGGGGGCCACGGACCCGTCTTCCACCACTTCACCACCGCCACGGACACGGCCAGCATCCGGGTGGTCTTTCAGGTGGTGGTCCAACAGATTATCAAGCGCAATTTGGCAGCTGTCCCACTCCTCTGA